A genomic region of Silurus meridionalis isolate SWU-2019-XX chromosome 7, ASM1480568v1, whole genome shotgun sequence contains the following coding sequences:
- the fam20a gene encoding pseudokinase FAM20A: MARMKRDRFLVAVTFIVLLTLDVYFVLLPRLRSWYDLSRVGCNCNGSTEQVSQKTTKTKSFSLISQEESKLNRLFDHPLYNIRLPELTADEKLLDEQELMDYYRRKVARWERQQKFFLEAAAASNISLLEQPVNFDPDANWLKFHLGINRYALYSRDDQSIENLLKDMRRAPIIGADYTQDEKALKGACDCSQVVKPSGHHLKLALKFQDFGKAMFKPMRQERHEQTPEDFFYFVDFQRHNAEIASFHLDRVLDFRRVPPVVGRLVNVTGEVLYTTYNEELRSVFFTSPANNTCFFAKCLYVCKTEYAVCGNPDLLEGSMSAYLPGLSVAPRISIPNPWIRSYTFTGKEEWEVNPSYCDTVKKLYPYSSGNRLLNIIDMAIFDFLIGNMDRHHYEIFTKFGDEGFLLHLDNARGFGKHSYDEISILAPLTQCCMIKRSTFLRLQLLLQPEYRLSDVIRESLARDPLRPILTELHLQALDRRLERVVRSVSRCVKKLGEAKVVVTDFVEASGAAKERNQQESR; the protein is encoded by the exons ATGGCAAGAATGAAGAGGGACCGGTTCTTGGTGGCTGTCACTTTCATCGTCCTCCTAACCCTTGATGTCTACTTCGTTCTGCTTCCCAGGCTGAGATCTTGGTATGACTTGTCCAGGGTTGGCTGTAACTGCAACGGCAGCACTGAACAGGTTTCTCAGAAAACGACCAAGACAAAGAGTTTCAGCCTTATCTCTCAAGAAGAATCGAAGCTAAATAGGCTTTTTGACCATCCATTGTATAATATACGTCTTCCAGAGCTAACGGCGGATGAGAAATTGCTGGACGAACAGGAGCTCATGGATTATTACAGGAGGAAAGTGGCACGCTGGGAGAG ACAGCAGAAGTTCTTCCTTGAGGCTGCAGCAGCATCAAACATCTCGCTGCTCGAGCAGCCTGTAAACTTCGATCCCGATGCAAACTGGCTGAAATTCCATTTGGGGATCAACCGTTACGCTCTGTACTCCAGAGATGACCAAAGCATTGAGAACCTGCTTAAGGACATGCGGCGAGCCCCCATCATTGGAGCAG attacaCTCAAGATGAAAAGGCCTTGAAGGGAGCATGTGACTGCTCACAAG TGGTTAAGCCAAGTGGCCATCACTTGAAACTTGCACTGAAATTCCAAGATTTTGGGAAAGCAATGTTTAAACCTATGAG ACAGGAACGCCATGAACAGACTCCTGAAGACTTCTTTTATTTCGTTGACTTCCAGAGACACAATGCAGAAATTGCCTCGTTCCACCTGGACAG AGTTCTTGATTTCCGGAGAGTTCCTCCTGTAGTTGGGAGACTCGTTAATGTCACAGGCGAGGTTTTGTACACCACATACAATGAGGAACTCCGTAGTGTCTTCTTCACCTCGCCAG caaACAACACATGCTTCTTTGCTAAGTgcctgtatgtgtgtaagaCGGAATATGCAGTGTGTGGCAACCCAGACCTTTTGGAAGGATCCATGTCGGCCTACCTGCCTGGACTAAGTGTAGCACCTCGCATTTCCATCCCTAACCCCTGGATCCGCTCTTATACCTTCACTGGAAAAGAGGA ATGGGAAGTAAATCCATCATACTGTGACACCGTCAAGAAACTCTACCCTTACAGCTCTGGAAACAGACTACTGAATATCATTGACATGGCCATATTTGACTTCCTTATAG GAAACATGGACCGGCACCACTATGAAATTTTCACCAAGTTTGGTGATGAAGGTTTTTTGCTGCACCTTGACAATGCTAGAGG GTTTGGAAAGCACTCCTATGATGAAATATCAATTCTGGCACCACTGACTCAATGCTGCAT GATCAAGCGCTCTACATTCCTGAGGCTGCAGCTGCTCCTGCAACCCGAGTACCGCCTTAGTGATGTGATTAGAGAATCTCTGGCTCGAGATCCACTCCGACCCATTCTGACCGAGCTCCACTTGCAGGCTCTCGATCGGAGACTGGAGCGTGTGGTCAGGTCTGTGAGCAGATGTGTGAAAAAGCTTGGGGAAGCCAAGGTGGTGGTCACGGACTTCGTAGAGGCATCGGGTGCGGCTAAGGAGAGAAACCAACAGGAAAGCAGGTGA